The following is a genomic window from Peromyscus maniculatus bairdii isolate BWxNUB_F1_BW_parent chromosome 22, HU_Pman_BW_mat_3.1, whole genome shotgun sequence.
GGAAAGAGTGTACTTCTTTAACCTGCTGGAAGAGAGTTTCACACCAGAGAAAGCTTCTGGTCATTACAGTGAAACAAAACTTATGAAAACACATAGAAAGGCatgtagagacacacacagagagagacaaacattCATTAAAAACAACCAGGGTGGCCCTCTCATATTCATACACCTGAACAAAGGGATCCAGTGATATATGTCCCATTGTTTCTGGGGTGGTTCAGCATGCATATCTGGCCTCTTCTTTGTGTCTAAACAGAAGGCACTTCAGTAAGACTTAACCTTCAAAGGTGACGGAACAGGGGAGtttctaatttgtttccttttgtgcTGGAGGTGTCAGACCCCTCTGAAGCATTAGGCGGTACTTGATCAAAGGGAGCCCTGCTGTGGTTTAaatagaaatggcccccatagactcatgctTGACTCAtaaggagtagcactattaggaggctggctttgttggagtagatgttcccttgttggaggaagtgaatgactgtggaggtgggctttgagatctgtgtgtctctgtcttctgcacCTGCTTCTTCAGCCctatatctgcctgcatgccaccatgcttcttatcatgacaataatggactaaacctctgaattgtaagccagcctcaatcaaatgtttacctttataagaattgctgtggtcatgatgtctcttcacaacagtacAATCCCAGCTTAGACACCTGAGTACCTAGATTATCTCAGGTTGCACACTCCTAGTAGTCCCCTGACCATTGCACTCCTCCCCTCTCCAAGAGGCTCAGAGACCTCTCAGTCTTCTGAAGGTCTTGTTTCTGGGAACTCAGTGGGATCTCCAAATGTGAGTATTCACCAGGAAAGCCTGCTTGgccatgggtttaagccaatagaatgtctttattagctggcctGTACTACACTGAGTGTTTAGGATACCAGTGTAGCCCCATGCCTTTTTCAGGATaaacttttaagcacaaaaaataGCATGTTTGGGATTTACATGCTTAAGTTAGCATGAACAGTTAGCCAAAAGTAGAACTACAGGAGCTCCCTGGGCTAAGACTAACCTTGTAGTCTCGATTttcttgcttctacctcccattTGGTGAGATCAGGCCTGTCAGGTCTCCATGCCCAGCTGTAAAGGGCTTTTCAATAAAGGCTTGATTTTAGTGAGACCTATTCTGCAGGCTATACTCTTTAGCCTAAttctcagtattttatttttagagtcaTACATAATTATATAGGGATGTGATGGATGTAACTTGAGAATCAAGGACTGTTTTGAACCTGTGAACTCTTGCTTGTGGACAGCAAATTCTGGTTTTCTTTAGATACAACCCATTGCTAGGGTATTCTAAATGTCTTCTTCCTCCAAGATAACCATGTGTATGTCTTCTGCTGGTAATAACATTCAGAAACCAAAGCCATGCTGTACTTAGTttctaggggctggaaagatggctcagtggtaagtgtGCATATGGGCCTTGCAGAagacagagttcagttcccacaccCAATTTGCCATTTCTTTTGACTATGAATGACATATTCCAGGTTTGTGTCATTTCATAACTCTAGTAACTTGTATCCCAAACGCTTTACTCTTCTTTGTCCTGGAATATTCTTGTGTGGTTATGTTTGTGTTCTTCCTTCTTAAGTCGTGGTGTCAAACTTCCTATGTCCCCAAtaatgcccttgaacttctgatccttctacctccacCACtcaagtgttgtgattacagcCATCCCAATCCTTGCCCCCTTTATGTAACTGAAATTgcactcagggcttcatgcatgctagacaggtATGCTATCAATTAATCTACATCCTCAccctttttaattcttttttaattttaattggatttttaattataattttgttaCATATGAATGCTTTGCCCACTTACATGCCTGTGTACAatgtatatgcctggtgccagtggagatcagaagaaagtcagatcccctagaactggaattacaggtggttgtgagtaaccacatgggtgatgggaaccaaaacCAGATACTTTGAGTATCAAGTGCTGGTAACCACTGCTCATCTCTTTGGCCCCATGTGGTTTGATTCTAATCCTGCACAGGGGGTTGTGAGTGACTATTAGTTCTCTGCCTAGCATTTACTGAAAGCCACATTGGATTCTTGTGACCTGATGATAGGAATAGTTGTGTGCCtccagtgagtgctgggaattgatctagaACCTCTTTAAAAGCAAAAGGTGATCTTATCTGTTGGCTCATCTTTATATATTCCATCATTTTTGCTTTTgtagtttgttgttttattgctttagTAGTATTTTTGAGAATGCTTTGATCTATCAGTCAgttaattacttatttatttatttactcattcattcattcattcatttggttttttgagacagtttctctgtgtagttttggtgcctgtcctgaatcttgctctgtagaccagactggccttgaacctgactcTGCccttgagtgccaggattaaaggcatgtgccaccactactcaGCAGTcagtaatttattaaaaattccttccttcctaggaATTACTAGCCTTATAATTTACAAGGGATCAATCCAGTTTGTAATACACAAGTACAGAATTGGAGTGAATGTTTAATACAATGGAGGAATTTTGAGGGAGCccttaagtgctttcttttttgttgttgtttcagacagagtctcacattAGTCTAACTTTAGCTGTCCTGGTAATTTCTacatagccaggctggcctggaataatAGTttcaactgtctctgcctcctggcatttggtgttaaaggtgtgcaccaccacacccatatTGTCTACCCTTTTTTGAAGTTAACAATTTGGATAAAATTTTGCTGATGTATTCTAAATAGTGTTAAACTGTTTGCATGTTTCTCTGTATATATTACTAGCATTTCTTCTGCAATGCCATATTCTATTCAGCAGGCATAGAAATGGAAGGCAtcattctccttttctgtttccttataCAATGAGTTGGTGACTGCATTTGAAATTCTATGACCCATGTTGTAGAATATATGGAGCACAAagcattatgtaaatatattctcaATGAAGTATACATTTGCAGTGCAGACAGTCTCAATATTtctattatgtacatatatgggaTACTTTAGGAAGTGGTGACCTATGAGGATGTACATGTGAACTTCACTcatgaagagtgggctttgctggatccttcccagaagagtctCTACAAAAATGTGATGCTGGACTGGAACCTCTCTGCTATAGGTAAGAATGTGAGCTTTCTGTCACTTTTTAACTTAAGGAGATAAGACTTTCTTGGATACTTGTGGTCGTGATTTTTGCATGTGAAAGAGGTAGAATTTGGTGAATAAATCAGGCATTGTTTAAAGGATCAAGAAAGATAGTAATTTCACTTGTGCCTAATTTCCAGTAATATATCACATACATTTTCTGGTACTGTATTTTAGGGTACAAATGGGAAGACCACAATATTGAAGAACATTATCAAAGTTTTAGAAGACatggaaggtaattttcatgtgcaaGCTGATACATATGTACCTCTGAAGAAATGTTAATGTATCCTGAAGTTTTAATGAAAATCAACAATGCAAATAAGCTCAGCTTTGTGATGATTATTGAATTCTCACAACACTTGTGCTCCAGTGTCAGGTAGCTGATTATTGTTTGCAAAACATTCCTTTAAGGAcaagacaaggaaacaatgccACAACAGATGTCACAATTTTAATCATAGCCATATCAGGGGCATGTTGTAGAACAGTGTATCTATTTACTTTCATACCATTCAATTATCATAAAAGGTATTCACATTGATAAGTGGATTAGTGAATGTCTAAGACCTTTTATAAAAAAATCTTCCATATCAAAATTAGTATTCCTCATATACTTTTAATGAGTAACTTACTTTAGTTTAGTGAGAAGAGCAGTTTCTGAGAGACAAGAAATTTATCATTGTGTAGAAACCTGAATCTCTATACCACATCTGTATGAGACATAAAACATTAGACAATGTGAATGCAATGTGAAAaccttttcttgattattttccCTTTAATTAGGTATATCATCTGTCCCTATAGATTCAAGCCATGTGAGCATAAGGGACATGGAAATAAACATTGTTCTTCTGTCTCTCTAAGAACAATTAAAAGATATGTAGTAGTCCCTACTATGAGCAGAAATGATGACTGTGATACAAGTTTACAAGTAATTGGCATACCAACTTCAGTGGAAATGCATTAACAAACTTACATTGCAGAAAAACCTTATGAATTCAAAAAATATGGAAATTTATCTGTCTCTACTAAATCCCTTTGCACTTGTAGTATGATTCACATGATAGGAAATGGTTACGAATGCAGTCAGTGTGGTAAAACTGTGAGTTCTTCCAGTTctcttcaaagacatgaaaaaatacatatgggaagaggaagtggtaAATGTGAACCATTTACTAAAGACTTCAGCTGTTACGGCTAtcttcaaacacacaaaacagCCAATAATGAAAAGGATCTCTATGAATGtcatcaatgtgataaagcctttatATCTGATTCCTCTTTAGAAGTACAGCAAATAACTCATTTTTAAGTAAAACCCTGGGAATATGATCAAAGCAATAACACCTTTGTATGTCACAGTCTTCATCAAGTACATAGAACTCATGGTAGAGAGAAAAGGTATGGATATCATCAATGTGGTAGAGCCTTTGTATGTCTGCCTTATCTTCAAATACATAcaagtcatactggagagaaaccctatggatGTAGTCAATGTGGTAATGCCTTTGCACAGAAGAATCTTCTCAGTCACGAAAGAAGTCGTTGGGGAGAGAAAACCTATGAATGTAGTAGTCAATGTTATAAAGCCTTTGCTCATAAAAGTCATCTCAGTCATGAAAGAAcgcatactggagagaaaccatatgaatgtaatttgtgtggtaaagcctttgcatggaAGACTAGTCTCAGTCACAAAAGAAGTCATAGTAGAGAGAAactctatgaatgtaatcagtgtggtaaagcctttgcatggaAGACTAATCTCAGTCACAAAAGAAGTCATAGTAGAGAGAAactctatgaatgtaatcagtgtggtaatgCCTTTGCAGAGAATAATCTTCACAGTAATGAGAGAAGTCATAGAGGAgtgaaaccctataaatgtaatcaatgtggtaaagcctttgtatgtATTAGTCATCTTCACAGTCATGAAAGAAGCCATAGAAGAAAGAAACACTATGAATGTAATTAATATGGAAAAGCCTTTGCATATAAAAGTAGTCTACTCTGTCATGAAGGAATTCATACTGGAGTGAAACCCTATAATGTAATCAATGTAGTAAAGCTTTTGCATGTAATAGTCCTCTTCATAtgcatgaaagaagtcatactggagagaaaccccatgagtgtaatcaatgtgataaagcctttgcagATAAGTGTCATATTCAcaggcatgaaagaagtcatactaGAGAGAAATCCTACGAATGTGGTCAGTGTGGTAAAATGTTTGCACATTACAGTAACATTTAAAATCATGGAAAATTTCACAGTGGTAGAATTCCCCATGAACCTAATAAATGAGGTATAGCCTTGCAGTCCACATACATTTttctcactgagctatctcaccagtgCTTGAGTAAGATTCATAGAGACAAGTCATTGTTAAATTAttgtctccttttcttgttttgtttttcgagacagggtttctctgtgtagctttgcgcctttcctggaactcacttggtagcccaggctggcctcgaactcacagagatcctcctggctctgcctcccgggtgctgggattaaaggcgtgcgccgccgccgccgccgccgccgccgccgccgccgccgccgccgccaccgcccggctattgtcTCCTTTTCAAGTTGTAAACATTGTGTTTCAAGAAGGCAGGAACACAGAATAATTTGAATAATAAAGcctatttgcaaatgaaaatgatatttattctgttggtttagtttgggttttcattgctctgaagagacaccatgaccatggcaactcttataaagaaaacactcaGTTGGCATGACTTGCTTATCATTTCAGagcttcagtccattatcattatgacagGGAGAATGGTGGcgtgtaggcagatgtggtgctggagttgagagtgCTGCACCTTGCAGGCAATGGGAAGTCAACAGACACTcagcagtatcctgagcataggaaacctcaaaggccacccccacagTGAGAAACCAAAGTTGTtatctgttattttttaaatcatgttacTTTATTAAGGACTAAATACTTGTTCTTAACATATTCTCAGAAACAAATGAATGGCAGAGAATTTTATCAGTGGGTAAATGTGTTtcctgctaagcctgatgacctggtaTTTTGTTTCACAATGGCTGTAGGTATATAGAGTGgtcctttctcaaaaaatcaaaaaaagaaaaactggaaagaTAGATGTATtgccacaggacccaggttcaattcttatCATCCACatagaagctcacaactgtctgtaattcctttttcaggagatctgacagcCTCATTAGCTATATGTGCATGCAAAACaacttttcatataaaatataaattaataactGTTAAAAAGTATATATCCTTTGCAGAGAACAATCTTCACAGTAATGAAAGAAGTCATACAGGAGAGAatccctatgaatgtaatcaatgtggtgaAGTATTTACACAGAAAAGTAATCTTCACagtcatgaaagaagtcatagaGGAAAGAAacattatgaatgtaatcaatatgGAAAAGCCTTTGCATATAAAAGTAGTCTACTCTGTCATGAAGGAATTCATACTGGAGTGAAACCCTATAATGTATTCAATGTAGTAAAGCTTTTACATGTAATAGTCCTCTTCACAtgcatgaaagaagtcatactggtGAGAAACTATGGCTGTGATCAGTATGGTAAATTTGCACAGAAGAGTCATCTTCATAAGCATGAAAAAAGTCATCCTGGAGGGAAACcctgtgaatgtaatcaatgtgataaagcctttgcagATAAGCTATCCACTTCTGCTCTGTTCTCCTAAGTTAATGTACTAAGAGAGGTGTCCATTTCTTCTCAGCTCCAGCCCAAGATGTTACTTCTTCTGGGacactctgctaaaggggaatcccttgcagaaatgtagcaatttACTCAGGTTCTGgtgaaaagttgttactttcTCTGCTCAGCCCTCCTAAGGGAAAGTCTTGGCAAAGGTCTCTGCCCACAACTCCTTCAAGTCTCAACAAAATAGCAGGATAGATAGCTAGAGGAAGAaatctgaaatgtgtcatttataAATATATCAGATCTATATGTTTTGatatcattgatgaacagttCATCAAAAGGATCTGAAATTGTATCAATTCATATATAAAGTAGAAGCCCAATTATTAGGAATGGAGAGGTAAATAACAGCCTGTAATCAGACTGTCAGCTAGGAGTGCCTTTGTCCTGCAGCAGCCTGGTTATATGGTGTGATCAAGCGATCCATGATCCATAAGGCAAGTCAGCATCCTGTGGAAATATGCAAgcatatgtagcaggaatcttcaaagttcttattaataaaatcaaacccaaggccagttattggggtccatgctggtagatcagagagacagaacaagccacagctatctcacctcaccagttcctcagctggtcctgtttccccagactggaggcctctgagtcctcatccggaatgaatctcagctgaactgtgttgctccaaagcctgaaagcttaaccagccaaaatcttctagtttccggtcctcacgccttatatatctttttgctttctaccaccactccctgggattaaaggctggctttctgggattaaaggcgtgtgtcaccatgcttggctatttccaatgtggccttgcactcacagagatccagagggatttctatctctggaatgctaggattaaaggtgtgagtgccaccattttctagcctttgtatctagtggctgtctgttctctgaccccagataaatttattagagtacacaatattttggggaacacaataccaccacaagcatATCTTATGGCAAGCCAGGCTATAAAGTTCCCATAGACtccaaaaatttaattttttaaggccTTTTAACAGCCTATAGCCTGATATTTTCTGAACAACAAATATTTGGGTGACTCAAGGACCTGTGGGAGGCTTTATATATCCTATTTTTGGGTTTTTCCTCCACCAGACAGGTAGCAACTACAATTCTCTCAACATTTAAAAGCAATTGGTTAATGGGGTCAGCAGTGGATAGTGGCCCCTAGGGTAAGTTTTGATACCCTAGGCCAattgtcatttttaatttctggaaTAATGGACTCACTTTTGCTTTGGACTTGTTTACCCAAGTTCTTTAAAATCCATCTAGTTGATTGGGTATGTGTGAGTAGGTAGATCTAATGTCTTTCTAGGTGACCTAGAACTTGTTATATGTTCCAGGATGACATTTTACTTCCAATCCTCTTGCTCCTTTGTGTCAATTGCCAATATTGTAGGCATGCACAATCATATCTATTTTATgtagtgctaggaattgaacccaatgTTTCTTGCATGCTACACAAACAgtctaccaaatgagctacatcttcagccccTGAAACACACTTTATCTACATATACTTCAGACACTGCATATGATCCCCCTCATATCATCAGTTCTCTTGGCACAAGCTGTCTATAATTTAATCCACTTCTGACACTACCTGTAAAATATTAGATTTCACAAAGTAAAGTGTTCAGAACCAGAAGAGCCCACACTTGGGATGTCCATTGTCCTTTTATGCTGACCAACCAAGTATAAACCAACTGTGAGTTTTGGTGACCTTCTCCTACTGCATAACTTTTAGGACAGCTCTTGGTGTTTATATTAGTAGTGGTGAAGCCTGCCTTCATTAGGGAATCACTTTATTTACACTTACTCATGTGACAGGTTTTGGAGGCCCTACATTCTTCATAAAGATGTCTTTCCTTTTCTCAACACAAAAATCtatactttacaaaaaaaaaaaaacgtcaaATCTGGACTTGAAGCTCTTTATGTGGAGTTTTGGCTTGGCATTGTACTAAGTTTGTGATTTGTGCTCTGTGTAGCATACACTAGGTGAACAGCTGTAATGACACTTGGGAGCCTGAGACAAGTGGAGAGCAAATTACAGGCTAGCATGGACTACAGTAATACAACTGGTCTTCaagtaaatacaaaatacaaaacaacacaCCACCaaacaatgaaatagaaacattcAAATGTTTGTGGTTGTCATTGACTACATAGGGCTTTTGAGGCAAGCTTGAGATACATGATACCTTGTcccttaaatgaataaatgaatgaatgagtaaacaaataaattaataagtagGTTGAAACACTAGCTAGCACAAATGATACTGATATACTAGGTTCAGTGTTCTCTTATGTTCACAGTATTACTCAGCACTTTGAACTGATAATGAAATGCTTCATCATACAATATTCTTTCATACTCCACTTCCAAAGTTCTAAATATATCTAAGGAGTATTtcacaagaagaaagaaatatatttattctatGTTTGATGATATAAACAGACACAAGTAGAAAGTGGTCTCTACTAGGGGGGTTCCACCCAACAACATTATGGAGTCTACTTGGAGCCAACACAACTCAGATACCAAGccattgcagaaaaaaaaaaaaaaaaactattgtaaTCCAGCTACTACTGATTGATTAGAGCCACAGAAGAGACTCAGGAGCTGAACTTTGACCCCTAGGCAGAATATTACAGAGCTTTAACCCTGAAAACTGCAAATATCTGTGCCAAGTTACACTTTTCATAAATCAGGATTCAGGGATTAGAGACTTTTCTAGGAACATTTCTTTGTGATACACTTATCTTTTTCTCATTGGTTATGTAGAGACcaacagaggtttcctagtgagaacttactcagggtccaagaatctgagcttgcttcacgcAGCAGGGCtccataaggggatgatttgaccacggtgtggttaccaagtgtttggaagggtctacacttggctgtgcagtgtgctttgatctagcaagggggggGTGTTTTGTCCTGCCTCCctgcattgttataaaaagcccttttgaagaggcagaaggtgCTGTTGGGTCTTGATCTAGAtcctcctgaagctattctgtgtttctgtctttctcttctttgctgtCTTTCTACCTAAAAGTTTCTTATGTCTCTCACTCCTCCTGATAGGAACcatttaaaaggtgggagctggcctcccacatggTTGGTTTACTCATGTGACAGGATGGCTTGCCCACCATTcctgtctcaccttgccaaccAGGGAGATCTAGAGATGTCTTGGGAACTTAAACTTTATTTGATCTTCATTCAAAATGGCAGTTCTATCCAAAATGGCTTCAGTTTGGTTCCTTCTGATATAAGCTATATGTTGCTGATGAACTGGATTTCTTTCTTGAGGATCTATTATAGAAATAGGGTGCTTTGAATGAGACAGATGATCAACAAGTTGAAGTGTAAGGTAGGAGTGGAGTAATGTGGAGCACACCATTGATCTTTGCCATGGGGAAGGAAACCGGCAGGATCCTTGCCAAGTTTGAGGAAATCAGTGGCTTTCCTTATGAGAATAtagaaatatttccatttttaaatcataTGTATCTGTTTGCTAGCTTGTATGGGGAGGGGCATGCAAATGCTGTTGTCCTATGTGGATCCCAGATAAGAAATTATGAGAGTcgtgagagttggttctctctttctaccatgtgggtcctggggaacaAACAAAGTAAGAATTCCCAGCCATTAAAAGGCTGGGTAGGAAGATCAAATCTGAGGATGCCAATCTCATCATTTATCCTCTTTTGCACACATTTTCACTTTCCTGTCTTTACTCAGCCCTTACACCCCTTTGATGCCCCCAATTCTCATTAAATACCTTTATAATTTCAAGCTAGGTTCAGTCCCAGTGAATTCTTAGTCCCATGTCAGTAGTATACTAAGATCTATCTTAATCATTTTACCCAGAATTTggctttagttgttttttttttccgagacagggtttctcttgtgtagctttgcgcctttcctggaactcacttggtagcccaggctggcctcgaactcacagagatccacctgcctctgcctcccgagtgctgggattaaaggtgtgcgccaccactgcccggcttagcccatttcttaattggactgttgggcattttgatgtctaatttcttgagttctttatatattctggatatcaaccctctgtcagatgtagggttggtgaagatcttttcccattctgtaggctgttgctttgtcttgttgacaatatcctttgctctacaaaagcttctcagtttcaagaggtcccttTGAGTAATTGTTTCTTTCAATGTCTTTGCTACTGGtgttgtttgtaatagccagaacctggaaacaacctagatgcccttcaactgaagaatggataaataaagtgtggtacatatacacagtggagtactactcagagaaaaacaatgacatcatgaggtttccaggcaaatggatggatatagaaaaaaatcatcctgagtgaggtaacccagactcagaaagacaaacatggtatgtactcactcataggtgaatactagatgtaaagcaaatagatcaatatctgtcaccatgcacaaaacttaagtccaagtggatcaaagacttcaacataaaccagttactctgaacctgatagaagagaaagtaagtagtcttgaatgcactggcaacaccagtagcacagatactgagagaaacaatgaataaatgggaccatttgaaactgagaagctattgtagggcaaaggacatggtcaacaagacaaaatgacagaatgggaaaagatcttcaccaaccccacatatgacagagggctgatatccagaacatataaagaactctagaaacgagacatcaaaataaccaacagtctctc
Proteins encoded in this region:
- the LOC102921033 gene encoding zinc finger protein 431 isoform X4; amino-acid sequence: MEVVTYEDVHVNFTHEEWALLDPSQKSLYKNVMLDWNLSAIGYKWEDHNIEEHYQSFRRHGRNQKRALDSLDLMTGIVENLNGTDLGPLLKQQVHRLSLWIQAM
- the LOC143270064 gene encoding uncharacterized protein LOC143270064, with product VKPWEYDQSNNTFVCHSLHQVHRTHGREKRYGYHQCGRAFVCLPYLQIHTSHTGEKPYGCSQCGNAFAQKNLLSHERSRWGEKTYECSSQCYKAFAHKSHLSHERTHTGEKPYECNLCGKAFAWKTSLSHKRSHSREKLYECNQCGKAFAWKTNLSHKRSHSREKLYECNQCGNAFAENNLHSNERSHRGVKPYKCNQCGKAFVCISHLHSHERSHRRKKHYECN